One Blattabacterium cuenoti genomic window carries:
- the menA gene encoding 1,4-dihydroxy-2-naphthoate octaprenyltransferase: MKMKLKYWINAARIHTLPLSFSGITLSFFISKYRTNGNFTVVYILCIITALLLQILANFSNDYGDSITGVDNCKRIGPKRTIQCGFISFSEMKKAIRLFSILSFFSGFLLLCKTVLYENVFFLFFIGIFICIYSSIKYSIGPYPYGYIIGMGDLFVMIFFGIISVEGSYFLYTHTLCMDIFILSLSIGFLNVGVLNINNMRDLDNDNKKGKHTMAVWLGIRYAKLYHTLIILISIFLGGYFIFLNTKTIYQWLYFTLIVIFLILHIKKIISIKEKKLFNPELKKLVILTFLYGFSIGIGFIN, from the coding sequence ATGAAAATGAAACTGAAATATTGGATTAATGCAGCTCGCATTCATACATTACCTTTATCTTTTTCTGGAATTACTTTAAGTTTTTTTATATCTAAATACAGAACAAATGGGAATTTTACTGTTGTTTATATTTTATGTATAATCACTGCTTTATTATTACAAATATTAGCTAATTTTTCAAATGATTATGGAGACAGTATAACAGGAGTAGATAATTGCAAACGAATAGGGCCTAAAAGAACAATTCAATGTGGTTTTATATCATTTTCAGAAATGAAAAAAGCTATTCGTCTATTTTCCATTCTGTCTTTTTTTTCAGGATTTTTATTACTTTGTAAAACTGTTTTATATGAAAATGTTTTTTTTCTATTTTTTATAGGAATTTTTATATGTATATACAGTTCAATAAAATATTCTATTGGTCCATATCCTTATGGATATATAATAGGTATGGGAGATTTGTTTGTCATGATTTTTTTTGGTATTATTTCGGTGGAAGGAAGTTATTTTCTATATACACATACTTTATGTATGGACATTTTTATTCTTTCTTTATCTATAGGATTTTTGAATGTGGGAGTTTTGAATATAAATAACATGAGAGATTTAGATAATGATAATAAAAAAGGGAAACATACTATGGCTGTATGGTTAGGAATAAGATATGCTAAGTTATATCATACATTAATTATATTAATATCAATATTTTTGGGAGGATATTTTATTTTTTTAAATACAAAAACTATTTATCAATGGTTATATTTTACTTTAATTGTTATTTTTCTAATATTGCATATTAAAAAAATAATTTCTATAAAAGAAAAAAAATTATTTAATCCAGAATTAAAAAAATTGGTTATACTAACTTTTTTATATGGATTTAGTATAGGAATTGGTTTTATAAATTAA
- the menB gene encoding 1,4-dihydroxy-2-naphthoyl-CoA synthase produces the protein MNYTIDWVPIKKYEDILFLFGEGISKIEINRPWRHNAFRVETVDEMIDAINICSNRNDIDVLIITGSGKKSFCSGGDQTTRGLGGYLGKDGIPRLNILDFYKKIREIPKPVIAMVNGYAVGGGHVLHVVCDLTIASDNAIFSQVGPKVGSFDGGFGCSYLARHIGQKKTREMWFLCKEYTAEEALDMGLINKVVKKEELEKETIKWCKTIQKRSPMSLRMIKRSLNAELDGQHGLMQLTGDATLMFYLMEESQEGKKAFLEKRSPNFKKYPRFL, from the coding sequence ATGAATTACACTATAGATTGGGTTCCAATTAAAAAATATGAAGATATTTTATTTCTTTTTGGAGAAGGTATTTCTAAAATTGAGATTAATAGACCATGGCGTCATAATGCATTTCGTGTAGAAACAGTAGATGAAATGATAGACGCCATAAACATTTGTAGTAATAGAAATGATATAGATGTATTAATCATAACTGGATCAGGAAAAAAATCTTTTTGTTCTGGAGGAGATCAAACTACAAGAGGTTTAGGCGGATATTTAGGTAAAGACGGAATTCCTAGATTAAATATTTTAGATTTTTATAAAAAAATAAGAGAAATACCGAAACCAGTTATAGCTATGGTTAATGGCTATGCAGTAGGAGGGGGCCATGTTTTACATGTTGTTTGTGATTTAACCATAGCTTCTGATAATGCAATTTTTAGTCAAGTAGGACCTAAAGTGGGTTCTTTTGATGGAGGATTTGGGTGTTCATATTTGGCCCGTCATATTGGACAAAAAAAAACACGTGAAATGTGGTTTTTGTGTAAGGAGTATACAGCTGAAGAAGCTTTAGATATGGGATTGATTAACAAAGTTGTAAAAAAAGAAGAATTAGAAAAAGAAACCATAAAATGGTGTAAAACTATTCAAAAAAGAAGTCCTATGTCTTTAAGGATGATAAAACGTAGTTTAAATGCTGAATTAGATGGACAGCATGGATTAATGCAATTAACAGGAGATGCTACTTTAATGTTTTATTTAATGGAGGAATCTCAAGAAGGAAAAAAAGCTTTTTTGGAAAAAAGATCTCCAAATTTTAAAAAATATCCAAGATTTTTATGA
- the nhaD gene encoding sodium:proton antiporter NhaD, which produces MVIFIFIFGYLLITLENYISVNKVIPSILMATICWSLIIFFNIPVYEYEFNQNLILKQDPKHLLLFHLGKASEIVFFLIGAMSIIAVIEKYSGFEALKELFRTNTKRKFLWIISIVSFLLSAIIDNLTATMVMISLLKKTIYNYKNRLYYLGSIIISANAGGVWSPIGDITTTMLWISNKVTTTHLIKRILFPSILCMVISTIIASYMPIFNGYIQIKKNNLSKDSINRGFFMLKIGFLLMLLVPIFKTVIGIPPYMGMMFSLGIMLFIASKKYKSKSILDDTLKKMDVSSLLFFLGILLSVSSLESMGKLYSLSHWINETVYTWKITTFLLGFISSIIDNVPLVAATIAMFSYPVNHELWHFIAYVSGTGGSIFIIGSAAGVAAMSMEKIDFFWYLKKISWIALIGYISGFIYLLIYSFFSL; this is translated from the coding sequence ATGGTAATTTTTATTTTTATCTTTGGATATTTATTAATTACTCTTGAGAATTATATTTCTGTAAATAAAGTAATTCCATCTATTTTGATGGCTACTATTTGTTGGTCCTTAATTATATTTTTTAATATTCCAGTTTATGAATATGAATTCAATCAAAATTTAATACTGAAACAAGATCCTAAACATTTGTTATTATTTCATCTAGGAAAAGCTTCAGAAATTGTTTTTTTTCTTATTGGGGCCATGTCGATTATTGCTGTTATTGAAAAATATTCTGGATTTGAAGCTTTAAAAGAATTATTTCGAACAAATACAAAACGAAAATTTTTATGGATTATAAGCATAGTTTCTTTTTTATTATCTGCTATAATAGATAATCTTACAGCTACTATGGTTATGATTTCTCTTTTAAAAAAAACTATTTACAATTATAAAAATCGTTTATATTATTTAGGTTCAATTATTATATCTGCTAATGCGGGAGGAGTTTGGTCTCCAATTGGAGATATAACTACTACCATGTTATGGATTTCTAATAAAGTAACGACAACTCATCTTATAAAAAGAATATTATTCCCATCTATATTATGTATGGTTATTTCTACTATAATAGCATCCTATATGCCTATTTTTAATGGATATATTCAAATAAAAAAAAATAATCTTTCAAAAGATTCGATAAATAGAGGTTTTTTTATGTTAAAAATAGGTTTCTTACTGATGTTACTTGTTCCGATTTTTAAAACTGTAATAGGAATCCCCCCGTATATGGGGATGATGTTTTCTTTAGGAATTATGCTTTTTATAGCATCTAAAAAATATAAATCAAAATCTATTTTGGATGACACGCTTAAAAAAATGGATGTATCTAGTTTATTATTTTTCTTAGGAATTTTACTTTCTGTTTCTTCTTTGGAATCTATGGGAAAATTATATAGCTTGTCTCACTGGATTAATGAAACAGTTTATACATGGAAAATAACAACTTTTTTGTTGGGCTTTATTTCTTCTATTATAGATAATGTTCCATTAGTAGCTGCTACTATAGCTATGTTTTCTTATCCTGTAAATCATGAATTATGGCATTTTATTGCTTATGTTTCTGGAACGGGAGGGAGTATTTTTATTATAGGATCTGCTGCAGGTGTAGCAGCTATGAGCATGGAAAAAATAGATTTTTTTTGGTATTTAAAAAAAATTAGTTGGATTGCTTTGATAGGATATATATCTGGATTTATTTACCTATTAATTTATTCATTTTTTTCTTTGTAA
- the eno gene encoding phosphopyruvate hydratase, whose product MSKIKCIKARQILDSRGDPTVEVDVITENYILGRASVPSGASKGKNEAFELRDNKENIFFGKGVLKAVQNVNDIIAPELIGKSVLDQIYIDQLMLELDGTTNKRRLGSNAILAISLAVAKAASNELNIPLYKYIGGVYTCSLPIPLINIVNGGVHSNTPSIVFQEFMIVPVKANTFIEALQIGHKVFYQLKNILNEKGFSTNVGDEGGFSPNFNGVENVLDHILEAIHMANYEPYDQVAIAIDCAASEFYENGKYNYSKFEKKENNLIKSREEHVHYLSYLIKRYPIISIEDGMDQNDWEGWKLLTHEIGNQIQLVGDDLFVTQAKKLNEGIEKKVANSILIKVNQVGTLTETIETIHIAKKNKYKNIISHRSGDTDDSFIADLSVAFNIEQIKTGSLCRSERISKYNQLLRIENTLGKCSYYSKWSSMSN is encoded by the coding sequence ATGAGTAAAATTAAGTGTATTAAAGCCAGACAAATATTAGATTCCAGAGGGGATCCTACTGTAGAAGTAGATGTAATAACAGAAAATTATATACTAGGACGTGCTTCTGTACCATCTGGAGCATCAAAAGGAAAAAATGAAGCTTTTGAATTACGTGACAATAAAGAAAATATTTTTTTTGGAAAAGGAGTTTTAAAGGCGGTTCAAAACGTAAATGATATTATTGCTCCCGAATTAATTGGAAAATCTGTTTTAGATCAAATTTACATTGATCAATTAATGTTGGAATTAGATGGTACAACAAATAAAAGAAGATTAGGATCTAATGCTATTTTAGCTATATCTTTAGCGGTGGCAAAAGCTGCATCTAACGAATTAAATATTCCTCTTTATAAATATATAGGAGGGGTTTATACTTGTTCACTCCCTATTCCTCTAATAAATATTGTAAATGGGGGTGTGCATTCAAATACTCCTTCTATAGTTTTCCAAGAATTTATGATAGTTCCTGTAAAAGCAAATACTTTTATAGAGGCGCTTCAAATAGGGCATAAAGTATTTTATCAACTAAAAAATATTTTAAACGAAAAAGGTTTTTCTACTAACGTAGGAGATGAAGGTGGTTTTTCTCCTAATTTTAATGGAGTTGAAAATGTTTTAGATCACATATTAGAAGCTATACATATGGCAAATTATGAACCTTATGATCAAGTAGCAATAGCTATAGATTGTGCAGCTTCTGAATTTTATGAAAATGGAAAATATAATTATTCCAAATTTGAAAAAAAAGAAAATAATTTAATAAAATCAAGAGAAGAACATGTTCATTATTTATCTTATTTAATAAAAAGATATCCAATTATATCTATAGAAGATGGGATGGATCAAAATGATTGGGAGGGATGGAAATTGTTAACTCATGAAATAGGAAATCAAATTCAATTAGTTGGAGATGATCTTTTCGTTACACAAGCTAAAAAACTAAATGAAGGAATAGAAAAAAAAGTAGCAAATTCTATTTTAATTAAAGTGAATCAAGTAGGAACTCTAACAGAAACAATTGAAACAATTCATATAGCTAAAAAAAACAAATATAAAAATATTATTTCTCATCGTTCTGGAGACACTGATGATTCTTTTATAGCAGATCTTTCTGTTGCATTTAATATTGAACAAATAAAAACAGGTTCTTTGTGCCGTTCTGAAAGAATTTCAAAATACAATCAATTATTACGTATTGAGAATACACTTGGAAAGTGTTCATATTATTCAAAATGGAGTTCAATGTCCAATTGA
- the rplQ gene encoding 50S ribosomal protein L17 yields the protein MNHRNKNNHLGRKRGHRKSLLSNMASSLIKKKRIFTTLAKAKALRKYVEPIITKSKINTIHSKRNIFSYLRDKTAVAELFKNIFEKVRERPGGYIRIIKTGFRFGDQAPLSLIELVDFNKNYSSKKIIKSVRRSRKKNKKVNNE from the coding sequence ATGAATCATAGAAATAAAAATAATCATTTAGGTAGAAAACGTGGTCATCGTAAATCTCTTCTTTCTAATATGGCTTCTTCTCTTATAAAAAAGAAAAGAATTTTTACTACTTTGGCTAAAGCTAAAGCTTTGAGAAAATATGTAGAACCTATTATTACAAAATCAAAAATTAATACGATTCATTCTAAAAGAAATATTTTTTCGTATTTAAGAGATAAAACAGCGGTGGCTGAATTATTTAAAAATATTTTTGAAAAAGTACGCGAACGTCCTGGTGGATATATTAGAATAATAAAAACTGGATTTCGTTTTGGAGATCAGGCCCCTCTTTCTCTTATAGAATTAGTCGACTTTAACAAAAATTATAGTTCTAAAAAAATAATAAAATCTGTAAGACGTAGCAGGAAAAAAAACAAAAAAGTAAATAATGAGTAA
- a CDS encoding DNA-directed RNA polymerase subunit alpha — MAIIDFVKPDRIAISELSDNRAIFNLKPLEPGYGITIGNALRRVLLSSLRGYAVTSIKIKGVKYEFSTIKGVVEDVTEIVLNFKKIRFKQEILGTEKETVNAHINHGEQVTGKILNKFISGFQILNDDLVICNKDESVPLEISFTIEEGRGYVPAEENKKNNNNYSIETIPIDSIYTPIKNVRYTIENCRVGQKTDFENLSLEIKTDGSICPKIALMEASKILIQYFSIFSYEKIGEKKQDKINDDKKYDEEFMRMRTLLKSKLNDMDLSVRTKNCLKSASIITIADLVSCSRNTMLKMRNFGKKSLDELESKMKEKGLYFGMNIENFSIKIE, encoded by the coding sequence ATGGCTATTATAGATTTTGTGAAACCTGATAGAATTGCAATATCTGAGCTTTCAGATAATAGAGCTATTTTTAATTTAAAACCTTTAGAACCTGGGTATGGAATTACGATAGGAAATGCATTAAGAAGGGTTTTATTGAGTTCTTTAAGAGGATATGCAGTAACTTCTATTAAAATAAAAGGAGTAAAATATGAGTTTTCTACTATAAAAGGAGTAGTAGAGGATGTTACTGAAATAGTTTTAAATTTTAAAAAAATCCGTTTTAAACAAGAAATACTAGGAACTGAAAAAGAAACTGTTAATGCTCATATAAATCATGGAGAACAAGTAACAGGAAAAATTTTAAATAAGTTTATTTCTGGATTTCAAATTTTAAACGATGATTTAGTTATTTGTAATAAAGATGAATCAGTTCCTTTAGAAATAAGTTTTACGATTGAAGAGGGCAGAGGTTATGTTCCTGCAGAAGAAAACAAAAAAAATAATAATAATTATTCAATTGAAACTATTCCTATAGATTCCATTTATACTCCTATCAAAAACGTGAGATATACAATAGAAAATTGTCGTGTGGGACAGAAAACTGATTTTGAAAATCTTTCATTAGAAATTAAAACAGATGGATCTATCTGCCCCAAAATAGCTTTAATGGAGGCTTCAAAAATACTGATCCAGTATTTTTCTATTTTCTCTTATGAGAAAATAGGCGAAAAAAAACAAGATAAAATTAATGATGATAAAAAATATGATGAAGAATTTATGCGAATGCGCACATTATTAAAATCCAAATTAAACGATATGGATTTATCTGTACGTACAAAAAATTGTTTGAAATCAGCTTCTATAATTACTATAGCAGATTTGGTAAGTTGTAGTAGAAATACTATGTTGAAAATGAGAAATTTTGGAAAAAAATCTCTAGATGAATTAGAAAGTAAAATGAAAGAAAAAGGATTATATTTTGGTATGAATATAGAAAATTTTTCAATTAAAATTGAATGA
- the rpsD gene encoding 30S ribosomal protein S4, producing the protein MAKYIGPKTKISRRFGECIYGEDKYFDRRKYPSGQHGNNRRRGKRSEYFIQLIEKQKARYTYGILERQFESLFLEAARKKGITGELLLQACESRLDNIVFRLKFAPSRSSARQIVSHRHVIVNNKVVNIPSFRLKPGDQIGIKEKSKKHPVILSSIQKKTGPLVEWLILDEQNMFGIFRIMPKRIQIPEKIKEQLIVELYSK; encoded by the coding sequence ATGGCAAAATATATAGGACCTAAAACTAAAATTTCTAGAAGATTTGGGGAATGTATTTATGGAGAAGACAAGTATTTTGATAGAAGAAAATATCCATCAGGCCAACATGGAAATAATCGTCGTAGAGGAAAACGTTCTGAATATTTTATTCAATTAATAGAGAAACAAAAAGCAAGATATACTTATGGAATATTGGAACGACAATTTGAGAGTTTGTTTCTTGAGGCTGCAAGAAAAAAAGGGATAACTGGAGAATTATTGTTACAAGCATGTGAAAGTAGATTAGATAATATAGTTTTTAGATTAAAATTTGCCCCATCTCGATCTTCTGCACGTCAAATTGTCTCTCATAGACATGTTATCGTTAATAATAAAGTGGTAAATATTCCATCTTTTAGGTTAAAACCAGGAGATCAGATAGGAATCAAAGAAAAATCTAAAAAACATCCAGTTATATTAAGTTCTATACAGAAAAAAACAGGACCATTAGTAGAATGGTTAATTTTGGATGAACAAAATATGTTTGGTATATTTAGAATAATGCCAAAAAGAATACAAATTCCTGAAAAGATCAAGGAACAATTAATTGTTGAATTATATTCAAAATAA
- the rpsK gene encoding 30S ribosomal protein S11, giving the protein MGKSSSVKKKSVVVDPIGEAHIQATFNNIIITLTNKKGDVIAWSSAGKMNFKGSKKNTPYAAQMVAENVAKEGLNAGIKKVEVKIKGPGAGRDAAIRALSNSGLAVTIIKDITPLPHNGCRPPKRRRV; this is encoded by the coding sequence ATGGGAAAATCATCATCTGTAAAAAAAAAATCAGTAGTCGTAGATCCTATAGGAGAAGCTCATATTCAAGCTACTTTTAATAATATCATTATAACCTTAACAAACAAAAAAGGCGATGTGATAGCATGGTCTTCTGCTGGAAAAATGAATTTTAAAGGATCTAAAAAAAACACTCCATATGCGGCCCAAATGGTAGCAGAAAATGTAGCGAAAGAGGGGTTAAATGCTGGAATAAAAAAAGTAGAAGTTAAAATTAAAGGACCTGGAGCTGGAAGAGATGCGGCTATACGAGCATTGAGTAATTCTGGTCTTGCAGTAACAATAATCAAGGATATCACTCCATTGCCACATAATGGTTGTCGTCCTCCTAAAAGAAGAAGAGTTTAA
- the rpsM gene encoding 30S ribosomal protein S13, producing MSVRISGIDLPRSKRGVIGLTYLYGIGKSLSKKILTYIGIDENKKVKDWSDDDISKIRKYISDYIKIEGELRAEIQLNIKRLMDIGCYAGTRHRKGLPLRGQKTKNNCRTRKGRKKTVANKKKVTK from the coding sequence ATGTCTGTAAGAATTTCGGGTATTGATCTTCCAAGATCTAAAAGAGGTGTTATTGGTCTTACTTATTTATATGGTATAGGTAAAAGTTTATCTAAAAAAATACTTACTTATATCGGAATAGATGAAAATAAAAAAGTAAAAGATTGGTCTGATGATGATATTAGTAAAATTAGAAAGTATATATCTGATTATATAAAAATTGAAGGAGAACTAAGAGCTGAAATACAACTTAATATTAAACGATTGATGGATATAGGTTGTTATGCAGGAACTAGACATAGAAAAGGCTTACCATTAAGAGGACAAAAAACAAAAAATAATTGTAGAACTAGAAAAGGAAGAAAGAAAACTGTAGCTAACAAGAAGAAAGTCACAAAATAA
- the rpmJ gene encoding 50S ribosomal protein L36, with amino-acid sequence MKIRASLKKRTDNCKIVRRKRRLRIINKKNPRFKQKQG; translated from the coding sequence ATGAAAATAAGAGCATCTTTGAAAAAAAGAACTGATAATTGTAAAATTGTTAGGAGAAAAAGACGTTTACGTATTATCAATAAAAAAAACCCTAGATTTAAACAAAAACAGGGATAG
- the infA gene encoding translation initiation factor IF-1 — MAKQKHIEVDGTIIESSPNAMFRVELENGCIVKAHISGKMRMHYIKILPGDKVRLEMSSYDLERGRITYRY, encoded by the coding sequence ATGGCTAAACAAAAGCATATTGAAGTTGATGGAACCATTATAGAATCATCTCCAAATGCAATGTTTCGTGTTGAATTAGAAAATGGATGTATTGTTAAAGCTCATATATCAGGAAAAATGAGAATGCATTACATCAAAATATTGCCAGGAGATAAAGTAAGATTAGAAATGTCATCTTATGATTTAGAAAGAGGAAGAATAACTTATAGATATTAA
- the secY gene encoding preprotein translocase subunit SecY: MNNFIITFYNIWNVKELRKKIIITLSLLLVYRFGAYIPLPGINPLGISDFIEKFNSGSKGLMQILSSFTGGAFNRASVLALGIMPYISASIIIQLMCIIIPYLQRLQRDGESGRKQISFITRWLTVGICFVQAPVYLISLTKQFIPFSSSKTAYLINLNSFYGKGMFWVIGIMILTSGTLFTMWLGDKITDKGIGNGISLIIMSGIIARFPDAISKEIFSKLETGNGGLIVLFLEFLLWLLVVLFSIIIIQAIRKIPVQYVSHYKSLGLDSQLIRKKHQYIPLKMTAAGVMPIIFSQAIMLFPLTFSDYVNNIKLKSFFYLFQDIYGLWYNLTIFILVIVFTFFYTAIAIPVNRMADDLKRNGGHIPRIKPGKETAEYIDHILSKITLPGAILLAIIAILPSIVFRMGFTQNFALFYGGTSLLIVVGVILDISQQVNIYLLNYHYDELMMMKYRSNRYTR; the protein is encoded by the coding sequence ATGAATAACTTTATAATAACTTTTTATAATATTTGGAATGTAAAAGAATTACGAAAAAAAATAATAATAACTTTAAGTTTATTATTAGTATATCGTTTCGGGGCTTATATTCCTCTTCCAGGAATTAATCCTTTGGGAATTAGTGATTTTATAGAAAAATTTAATTCAGGTTCTAAGGGGTTAATGCAAATTTTATCCTCTTTTACAGGTGGCGCTTTTAATCGCGCATCAGTTTTAGCTCTAGGAATTATGCCTTATATATCTGCATCTATTATAATACAATTGATGTGTATAATTATTCCTTATTTACAAAGATTACAAAGGGATGGAGAAAGCGGAAGAAAACAAATTAGTTTTATCACTAGATGGTTAACTGTTGGTATATGTTTCGTACAAGCTCCTGTATATCTTATTTCTTTAACCAAACAATTTATTCCTTTTTCTTCTTCAAAAACTGCTTATTTAATTAATTTAAACAGTTTTTATGGAAAAGGGATGTTTTGGGTTATAGGAATAATGATTTTAACTTCAGGAACTCTATTTACCATGTGGTTAGGAGATAAAATAACAGATAAAGGAATAGGGAATGGAATTTCATTAATTATAATGTCTGGAATAATAGCACGTTTTCCAGATGCTATTAGCAAAGAAATTTTCAGTAAATTAGAAACAGGAAATGGAGGATTAATAGTTTTATTTCTTGAATTTTTATTGTGGTTGTTAGTTGTTTTATTTTCTATTATAATTATTCAAGCTATTAGGAAAATTCCAGTACAATATGTTTCTCACTATAAATCTTTAGGTTTAGATTCTCAATTAATTCGTAAGAAACATCAGTATATTCCGTTAAAAATGACAGCAGCTGGTGTTATGCCTATTATATTTTCTCAAGCTATTATGTTATTTCCATTAACTTTTTCCGATTATGTCAATAACATAAAACTTAAGAGTTTTTTTTATCTTTTTCAAGATATTTATGGATTATGGTATAATTTAACTATTTTCATATTAGTTATAGTTTTTACTTTTTTTTATACAGCTATTGCTATTCCAGTAAATAGAATGGCTGATGATTTAAAAAGAAATGGAGGACATATACCTAGAATTAAACCTGGAAAAGAAACCGCTGAGTATATAGATCATATTTTATCAAAAATAACATTACCTGGAGCTATTTTATTAGCAATAATAGCAATATTGCCCTCCATAGTTTTTCGTATGGGGTTTACGCAAAATTTTGCGTTATTTTATGGAGGGACATCATTGTTAATTGTAGTGGGAGTCATTTTAGATATTTCACAACAAGTGAATATATATCTGTTAAATTATCATTATGATGAATTAATGATGATGAAATATCGTAGCAACAGATATACCAGATAA
- the rplO gene encoding 50S ribosomal protein L15, producing MDKNNLNISFLHPNSGSRKKKLRLGRGQGSGKGGTCGRGHKGAKSRSGFSKKKGFEGGQMPLQRRIPKFGFKSRNVILKKKIVGVNLDTIQNCIDKINQKQEKKVNIINKDFFVKNNLARKNDIIKILGRGRLFFPLKIYAYKFSKRALSSIKEIGGEAVFM from the coding sequence ATGGATAAAAATAATTTAAATATTAGTTTTTTACATCCAAATAGTGGATCCAGAAAAAAAAAATTAAGATTAGGAAGAGGACAAGGTTCAGGAAAAGGAGGAACTTGTGGAAGAGGACATAAAGGAGCAAAATCTAGGTCTGGTTTTTCTAAAAAAAAGGGATTTGAAGGAGGACAAATGCCTCTACAAAGAAGAATCCCTAAATTTGGATTTAAAAGCAGAAATGTCATATTAAAAAAAAAGATTGTTGGGGTTAATTTAGATACAATTCAAAATTGTATTGATAAAATTAATCAAAAACAAGAAAAAAAAGTAAATATTATTAATAAAGATTTTTTTGTCAAAAATAATTTAGCTAGAAAAAACGATATTATTAAAATTTTAGGAAGGGGAAGACTTTTTTTTCCACTGAAAATATATGCATATAAATTTAGTAAAAGAGCTTTATCCTCTATTAAAGAGATAGGAGGGGAAGCTGTGTTTATGTAA
- the rpsE gene encoding 30S ribosomal protein S5, protein MYDKKIKYTELKEKLVGVTRVCKVTKGRRYFSFSAIVIKGNENGIVGYGFGKSKEAPDAIHKAGEQAKRNLCKVCISNGTIPHEQEAKYGGAHVLIKPASDGTGIIAGGPLRAVLEAAGLRNALSKSKGSSNHHNVIKATIKALSKMRDVHIIAKQRGITIKEVYDG, encoded by the coding sequence ATGTATGATAAAAAAATAAAATATACAGAGTTAAAAGAAAAGTTGGTTGGAGTAACAAGAGTATGTAAGGTGACTAAAGGAAGAAGGTACTTTAGTTTTAGCGCTATTGTTATAAAAGGAAATGAAAATGGAATAGTAGGTTATGGTTTTGGAAAATCTAAAGAAGCTCCTGATGCTATTCACAAAGCTGGAGAACAAGCTAAAAGGAATCTTTGTAAAGTATGTATTTCAAATGGAACTATACCTCATGAACAAGAGGCTAAATATGGAGGAGCACATGTCCTTATTAAACCAGCTTCTGACGGAACAGGAATTATTGCAGGAGGACCTTTAAGAGCTGTTCTTGAGGCTGCAGGTTTAAGAAATGCTTTATCTAAATCTAAGGGGTCTTCCAATCATCATAATGTTATAAAAGCTACTATTAAAGCGTTAAGCAAAATGAGAGACGTTCATATTATAGCAAAACAAAGAGGGATTACTATAAAAGAAGTATATGATGGATAA
- the rplR gene encoding 50S ribosomal protein L18, whose amino-acid sequence MKKKKLKKVFGNPNRPRISVFRSNKEIYVQIIDDLSGKTLVSSSSKETKFYEYKKNKTELAYKVGRVLGERAKKLKIKKLVFDKGKYLYHGRVKSLAEGIREVGLEF is encoded by the coding sequence ATGAAAAAAAAAAAATTAAAAAAAGTTTTTGGAAATCCAAATAGACCTAGAATTTCCGTTTTTAGAAGTAATAAAGAAATATATGTGCAAATAATTGATGATTTATCCGGAAAAACTTTAGTTTCATCTTCTTCAAAAGAGACAAAATTTTATGAATATAAAAAAAACAAAACAGAATTAGCTTATAAAGTTGGAAGGGTGTTAGGGGAGAGAGCTAAGAAGTTGAAAATAAAAAAATTAGTATTCGATAAAGGAAAATATTTGTATCATGGTAGAGTTAAATCTTTGGCTGAGGGGATTAGAGAAGTAGGATTAGAATTTTAA